A region from the Sphingopyxis lindanitolerans genome encodes:
- the efp gene encoding elongation factor P gives MKITGVEIRPGNIIEYEGGIWKVTKIQHTQPGKGGAYMQVEAKNLIDGRKLNNRFRSADTVEKVRLDTKDFQYLYAEGDDLVFMDKDTYEQITISKDVVGDAHEFLQDGMEVVLELWEERPISVELPEQIEATIVEADAVVKGQTASSSYKPAILDNGVRVMVPPHITSGTRIVVNVYDREYVRRAD, from the coding sequence ATGAAAATCACCGGCGTTGAAATCCGTCCCGGCAATATTATCGAATATGAAGGCGGCATCTGGAAGGTCACCAAGATCCAGCACACCCAGCCGGGCAAGGGCGGCGCCTATATGCAGGTCGAAGCCAAGAATCTGATCGACGGGCGCAAGCTCAACAACCGCTTCCGCAGCGCCGACACGGTCGAGAAGGTCCGCCTCGACACCAAGGATTTCCAGTATCTTTATGCCGAGGGCGACGACCTCGTCTTCATGGACAAGGATACGTACGAACAGATCACCATATCGAAGGACGTCGTCGGCGACGCGCATGAATTCCTGCAGGACGGCATGGAAGTCGTGCTCGAACTGTGGGAAGAGCGTCCGATCTCGGTCGAACTGCCCGAGCAGATCGAAGCGACGATCGTCGAGGCCGACGCGGTGGTGAAGGGGCAGACGGCGTCGTCGTCGTACAAGCCCGCGATCCTCGACAATGGCGTGCGCGTGATGGTGCCGCCGCACATCACCAGCGGCACCCGCATCGTGGTCAATGTCTATGACCGCGAGTATGTCCGCCGCGCGGATTGA
- a CDS encoding YbjN domain-containing protein: protein MRSFSFGTALGMAAALALSATPAQAELVNAKNPATIKAIIESQGWPATLVTKADADPYIESNRNGIKFLVIFMNCEDHQNCKTMQYYMGFSDAKDVSLDRFNQWNREKRFARGYKDDEGDPVLEMDVDVDFAGIPRENVADSFNTWASLMDSYREFIFEK, encoded by the coding sequence ATGCGATCATTTTCATTCGGGACTGCGCTGGGAATGGCGGCCGCGCTCGCACTTTCCGCGACGCCGGCGCAGGCCGAGCTGGTCAATGCGAAGAATCCGGCGACGATCAAGGCGATCATCGAATCACAAGGCTGGCCTGCCACGCTCGTGACCAAGGCCGACGCCGACCCCTATATCGAAAGCAACCGCAACGGCATCAAATTCCTGGTCATCTTCATGAATTGCGAAGACCATCAGAATTGCAAGACGATGCAATATTACATGGGTTTCAGCGACGCCAAGGACGTGTCGCTCGACCGCTTCAACCAGTGGAACCGGGAAAAGCGCTTTGCGCGCGGTTACAAGGATGATGAGGGCGACCCGGTCCTGGAAATGGACGTCGACGTCGATTTCGCGGGCATCCCGCGCGAAAATGTTGCCGACAGCTTCAACACCTGGGCGTCGCTGATGGACAGCTATCGCGAGTTCATCTTCGAAAAATAA
- a CDS encoding inositol monophosphatase family protein → MAVSGIITVMERAARKAGTKLRRDFGEIEHLQVSQKGPADFVSKADQAAERTLYDELTHARPGWGFLMEEAGEIEGEPGKPRFIVDPLDGTSNFLHAIPHFAISIAVQEPKLGGGWGDITAGLIYQPVTDESYWAERGRGAWLHDRRLRVSSRRYLNECLIATGIPFMGHGDMAQWSRIFGAVAPEVAGLRRFGAASLDLAWVAAGRFDGFWESQLNIWDVAAGMLLVREAGGFVSDFRGGERAIERSEYVAGSAAVHSKLQKLVAGALRNA, encoded by the coding sequence ATGGCCGTATCGGGCATCATCACCGTCATGGAACGCGCCGCGCGCAAGGCCGGCACGAAGCTGCGCCGCGACTTCGGCGAGATCGAGCATTTGCAGGTTTCGCAAAAGGGACCGGCGGATTTCGTGTCGAAGGCCGACCAGGCGGCCGAGCGCACGCTCTATGACGAACTGACCCACGCCCGTCCCGGCTGGGGCTTTCTGATGGAAGAGGCCGGCGAGATCGAGGGCGAGCCGGGCAAGCCGCGCTTCATCGTCGATCCGCTCGACGGGACGTCGAACTTCCTCCACGCCATCCCGCATTTCGCGATCTCGATCGCGGTGCAGGAACCCAAGCTGGGCGGCGGCTGGGGCGATATCACCGCGGGCCTGATCTATCAGCCGGTGACCGACGAAAGCTATTGGGCCGAGCGCGGCCGCGGCGCGTGGCTGCACGACCGGCGCCTGCGCGTTTCGTCGCGCCGTTATCTCAACGAATGTCTGATCGCGACCGGCATTCCGTTCATGGGGCATGGCGACATGGCGCAGTGGAGCCGCATCTTCGGCGCGGTGGCGCCCGAAGTCGCAGGGCTGCGCCGTTTCGGCGCCGCCAGCCTCGACCTTGCCTGGGTCGCGGCGGGGCGCTTTGACGGTTTTTGGGAAAGTCAGCTCAATATCTGGGACGTTGCCGCGGGCATGTTGCTGGTGCGCGAGGCCGGCGGCTTCGTCAGCGATTTCAGGGGCGGCGAGCGCGCGATCGAGCGCAGCGAATATGTCGCGGGCAGCGCCGCGGTGCACAGCAAGCTGCAGAAACTGGTCGCGGGCGCGCTGCGCAACGCGTGA
- a CDS encoding NuoB/complex I 20 kDa subunit family protein encodes MSSTTIVTPGQMPVAPGTNPDAGFFDDLNSEVGDKGFLVTSTEDLFNWARTGSLWWMTFGLACCAVEMIHVNMPRYDMERFGAAPRASPRQSDVMIVAGTLCNKMAPALRRVYDQMSNPKYVISMGSCANGGGYYHYSYSVVRGCDRIVPVDIYVPGCPPTAEALLYGVMQLQRKIRRTGTIER; translated from the coding sequence ATGAGCAGCACAACCATCGTGACTCCCGGCCAGATGCCGGTCGCTCCGGGCACCAACCCCGACGCGGGCTTCTTCGACGATCTCAACAGCGAGGTCGGCGACAAGGGATTCCTCGTCACCTCGACCGAGGATCTGTTCAACTGGGCGCGCACCGGCTCGCTGTGGTGGATGACCTTCGGGCTTGCGTGCTGCGCGGTCGAGATGATCCACGTCAACATGCCGCGCTATGACATGGAGCGCTTCGGCGCCGCGCCGCGCGCATCCCCGCGCCAGTCCGACGTGATGATCGTCGCGGGAACGCTGTGCAACAAGATGGCGCCCGCGCTGCGCCGGGTTTACGACCAGATGTCGAACCCCAAATATGTGATCTCGATGGGTAGCTGCGCCAATGGCGGCGGCTATTATCACTACAGCTATTCGGTGGTGCGCGGCTGCGACCGCATCGTGCCGGTGGACATTTACGTCCCCGGATGCCCGCCGACCGCCGAAGCGCTGCTTTACGGGGTGATGCAGTTGCAGCGGAAGATCCGCCGCACCGGAACGATCGAACGCTGA
- a CDS encoding NADH-quinone oxidoreductase subunit A — translation MVDLTQYLPILIFLVIAVGLSSAFVFLPMGVARLTGTHKPDPAKLTEYECGFPAFEDARSQFDVRFYLVAILFIIFDLEAAFLFPWAVSLKEIGWAGWATMMVFLAELAIGLVYAWKKGALDWE, via the coding sequence ATGGTCGATCTTACGCAATATCTGCCGATTCTGATCTTTCTGGTCATCGCCGTTGGCTTGTCCTCGGCGTTCGTCTTCCTGCCGATGGGCGTCGCGCGGCTGACCGGCACGCACAAGCCCGACCCGGCGAAGCTGACCGAATATGAATGCGGCTTCCCCGCGTTCGAGGATGCGCGCAGCCAGTTCGACGTGCGCTTCTACCTTGTCGCCATCCTCTTCATCATCTTCGACCTCGAAGCGGCGTTCCTCTTTCCCTGGGCGGTCAGCCTCAAGGAAATCGGCTGGGCCGGCTGGGCGACGATGATGGTCTTTCTCGCCGAGCTTGCGATCGGCCTTGTATATGCGTGGAAAAAAGGCGCGTTGGATTGGGAATGA